In one window of Miscanthus floridulus cultivar M001 chromosome 12, ASM1932011v1, whole genome shotgun sequence DNA:
- the LOC136496410 gene encoding uncharacterized protein, whose protein sequence is MSTGGADKPGSGGGAVKTPSDFLKSIRGRPVVVKLNSGVDYRGILACLDGYMNIAMEQTEEYVNGQLKNKYGDAFIRGNNVLYISTSKWTRTDGA, encoded by the exons ATGAGCACCGGCGGTGCGGACAagcccggcagcggcggcggcgcggtgaaGACGCCGTCGGACTTCCTCAAGTCCATCAGGGGCCGCCCCGTAGTCGTCAAGCTCAACTCCGGCGTCGACTACAGAG GTATATTGGCTTGTCTGGATGGTTATATGAACATCGCGATGGAGCAGACTGAGGAGTACGTGAATGgtcagttgaagaacaagtatGGCGATGCCTTCATAAGGGGCAACAACG TTTTGTACATCAGCACGTCAAAGTGGACCCGTACTGATGGCGCATAG
- the LOC136496639 gene encoding protein NUCLEAR FUSION DEFECTIVE 4-like: MGTLGDRLRAFSTNRWLVFVAAMWLQSMAGIGYLFGSISPVIKAALGYNQRQVAALGVAKDLGDCVGFLAGSLSAVLPSWAMLLIGSAQNFLGYGWLWLIVTRQAPALPLWMMCVIIYVGTNGETFFNTTALVICIQNFPKSRGPIVGIMKGFAGLSTAILTQLYAVMHTPDHATLVFMVAVGPSLVAIGLMFIIRPVGGHRQVRPSDKNSFLFIYTICLLLASYLVGVMLVQDFMQLSDNVVNFLTVVLLILLVLPIVIPVTLTLLSKTQHPIEEALLSEPSKGETSTSQEKEDQLEVFLSEVEEEKPKDIDSLPPSERRKRITELQTKLVQAAARGGVRIRRRPRRGENFTLMQALVKADFWLIWWSLLLGSGSGLTVIDNLGQMSQAVGFKDAHIFVSLMSIWNFLGRVGGGYFSEIIVREHTYPRHIALVIAQILMPVGHFLFAMAWPGTMYIGTFLVGLGYGAHWAIVPAAVSELFGVKHFGAMYNFLTVANPTGSLIFSGLIASNLYDYEAEKQAQRHQITALTSPRLLHNMGFLADGPLKCEGAICFFVSSLIMSAFCVVGAGLSLMVVYRTKRVYTHLYSSNRT; this comes from the exons ATGGGGACGCTCGGGGACAGGCTGCGGGCCTTCTCCACGAACCGGTGGCTGGTGTTCGTCGCCGCAATGTGGCTGCAGTCCATGGCCGGCATCGGGTACCTCTTCGGCAGCATCTCGCCGGTCATCAAGGCCGCGCTGGGCTACAACCAGCGCCAGGTGGCTGCGCTCGGCGTCGCCAAGGACCTCGGCGACTGCGTCGGCTTCCTCGCCGGCTCGCTCTCGGCCGTGCTGCCGTCGTGGGCGATGCTGCTCATCGGCTCCGCGCAGAACTTCCTCGGCTACGGCTGGCTCTGGCTCATCGTCACCAGGCAGGCGCCGGCGCTGCCCCTCTGGATG ATGTGTGTTATTATCTATGTTGGGACCAATGGCGAGACATTCTTCAACACAACTGCACTTGTTATATGCATCCAAAACTTCCCCAAGAGCAGAGGTCCAATAGTGGGTATTATGAAAGGATTTGCAGGCCTTAGCACTGCAATCTTGACACAACTGTATGCAGTAATGCACACACCCGACCATGCAACACTTGTATTCATGGTTGCAGTCGGTCCATCATTGGTTGCCATTGGCCTGATGTTTATTATTAGGCCCGTTGGAGGTCACCGCCAGGTGCGTCCATCCGACAAGAACAGCTTCTTGTTCATCTACACTATCTGCTTGCTCCTCGCCTCATATCTTGTCGGCGTCATGCTAGTCCAAGATTTCATGCAACTGAGTGACAATGTGGTTAATTTTCTCACTGTGGTTCTACTCATACTTCTTGTTTTACCAATCGTGATCCCTGTGACCTTGACACTATTGTCCAAAACACAACATCCAATTGAAGAGGCTCTCCTTTCTGAACCATCAAAAGGAGAGACAAGCACTTCACAAGAGAAAGAGGATCAACTAGAGGTCTTTTTAAGTGAGGTGGAAGAGGAGAAGCCTAAGGACATTGATTCATTACCTCCATCTGAAAGGAGAAAGAGGATCACAGAGTTGCAGACCAAGTTAGTGCAAGCTGCAGCAAGGGGTGGGGTTAGAATCCGGAGGCGACCCCGCCGAGGGGAAAACTTCACCCTGATGCAGGCATTGGTGAAGGCTGATTTTTGGCTTATTTGGTGGTCGCTCCTACTTGGATCAGGATCAGGTCTGACAGTGATCGACAATCTGGGTCAGATGAGCCAGGCTGTTGGGTTCAAAGATGCGCATATTTTTGTGTCATtgatgagcatatggaatttcctTGGTCGTGTTGGAGGTGGCTACTTCTCTGAGATTATTGTCAG GGAACACACATACCCAAGGCACATAGCGCTGGTAATTGCTCAGATCCTGATGCCTGTTGGGCATTTCCTCTTTGCAATGGCTTGGCCTGGAACTATGTACATCGGAACCTTCCTGGTTGGACTCGGATATGGAGCTCATTGGGCTATTGTGCCAGCTGCTGTCTCTGAACTTTTTGGCGTAAAACACTTCGGTGCAATGTACAACTTCCTCACAGTAGCAAACCCCACAGGGTCACTCATCTTCTCAGGCCTTATTGCTAGTAATTTGTATGACTATGAAGCTGAGAAACAAGCACAGCGCCATCAGATAACAGCATTGACATCTCCAAGATTGCTTCACAACATGGGTTTTCTTGCAGATGGACCGCTGAAGTGTGAAGGAGCTATCTGCTTTTTTGTCAGCTCACTGATTATGTCAGCGTTCTGTGTTGTTGGAGCTGGCTTAAGCCTGATGGTTGTTTACAGAACCAAAAGGGTTTATACTCACCTCTATAGTTCAAACCGCACATGA